The Candidatus Nitrosocosmicus arcticus DNA segment ACTTTAAAGTGAATAACCTTACATTTTTATACGAATATGTATATGGCCAATTTCCATCTGCTTTTAGCATACCATTTTCATTGGAGATCGGTGAAATTTCTCCAGCAGTAGAAATTTCGGTTAAAAGGCCCGATGGATTGACATTTGATCTATATTATAATTCATTAGATCCTATACCAAGCGTCCAAAACGAGGTCGGGGCTCAATTATCTGATGGCGATACCCACCCCTACGAGATATCTCAAAGACTTTTTTCATCGTCTAAAGAGGTAATTGATACTTTAATGAAATATACAAATTTGTTTAACTTTTCTTTAAGCGATTTGCCTTCTGAAAAAATTATCTTTTCTGAAACTAATTCAAATATACCTCTCAAAGGAACATATCAGTTTGTTTTTACTACTTATTCTTTTGATAATGACACCATTCTAAAAGATATAAATCTCATAATAGAAGGCAAAGTGTTTGGATTGTTAGGAACAGATGAATTTCGACGGGATATATCCTTTGGGATCATGATCGGAACTCCAGTAGCACTCCTAATCGGGGTCGCAGTAGCTTCATCCTCAACCACTATTGGTCTTTTCTATGGATTGATTGCTGGATATAAAGGGGGAAAAACAGGAACGTTTATGGTAATAATGATTGATATTTTTCTTTCGATTCCAACGATGGTATTATTTATCATATTATCACTTAATTTTGGAAGGAGTTTGTTATTTTTAATTGGACTTTTTGTCTTATTTGGTTGGCCAGGAGTGGCATTGATAAATCGAACATTTAGTGTTCAAATTAAGAATTATCCTTACGTCGAAGCTTCTAAATTGATGGGTGAATCTGATTTTAAGGTTGTATTGAGACATATTATCCCTCAGTTAATCCCCTTTACCCTTGCCAATTTTGCACTTTCGGTGCCAGCAGCAATATTGGCTGAATCTGCCTTGAGTTTTTTGGGATTTGGAGATCCATCTTTTCCCACATGGGGTCAAATGTTGCAGGATGCTCACTTCTCATCCGCTGAAATTTTAGGATATTGGTGGTGGATATTACCACCTGGACTTATGATTTCGATGACTAGCATGGCGTTTATTCTAATAGGAAGGTCTTTAGAGCACAGGGCTAAACTGAGCAAAAAACAATAATTGCTATTTTAAATCCTCCTTTCGAGTGGTACTTCCCTACCTTGGCTATCGTACGCATGGATATCCTCCTCATCATAGGGATGACATATAATAATGGAGATTAAACCGTAAAAATGATTTAGGTCCTCAAGGGAGGGTTGACTTGTACCACTAGGATGGGAATGAGCTGTTCCAAGATACTTCAAGTCAAATGGTAATTCGTTTATTGGAAACCCGGAATAGAAAGGACCATGTTCGGAGA contains these protein-coding regions:
- a CDS encoding ABC transporter permease — translated: MLTSKMKLRLKNYKGGVLGFVLLLFLIGITIYTVFYIPAKERSEWNNPFYWIDYPKNAAPAWVNYFLMPFNQQLPEHKVYSKEEAVISSYAETDFKVNNLTFLYEYVYGQFPSAFSIPFSLEIGEISPAVEISVKRPDGLTFDLYYNSLDPIPSVQNEVGAQLSDGDTHPYEISQRLFSSSKEVIDTLMKYTNLFNFSLSDLPSEKIIFSETNSNIPLKGTYQFVFTTYSFDNDTILKDINLIIEGKVFGLLGTDEFRRDISFGIMIGTPVALLIGVAVASSSTTIGLFYGLIAGYKGGKTGTFMVIMIDIFLSIPTMVLFIILSLNFGRSLLFLIGLFVLFGWPGVALINRTFSVQIKNYPYVEASKLMGESDFKVVLRHIIPQLIPFTLANFALSVPAAILAESALSFLGFGDPSFPTWGQMLQDAHFSSAEILGYWWWILPPGLMISMTSMAFILIGRSLEHRAKLSKKQ
- a CDS encoding Mov34/MPN/PAD-1 family protein; its protein translation is MDFGFLRGKKNKDPDGNKSKKKNVAITHNVINGLISYAKMHHPYEGILILEGERKKMEILINNLVIPPFSEHGPFYSGFPINELPFDLKYLGTAHSHPSGTSQPSLEDLNHFYGLISIIICHPYDEEDIHAYDSQGREVPLERRI